One Desulfovibrio fairfieldensis genomic window carries:
- a CDS encoding LIC12162 family transferase, which produces MSALTSVDTASGAVHGGVSLVLGAMPRGAEPESHWAAGPWCFAGEEDFFPDWEDRFVFAPEPLRDLKVLERTAKEAQALCVDSLPALAARLCPHSAELPSPYWETLLTPWAIDVAKQIVERWQRVKAMTEAWGHLPLRVPLLPENCTFSFHGEHDFTLHGALGQTFNHWLLSRLLEAHWPRAWQKEMLPPLSEAYGDEAPADLKSRLRQWARRTQLRLLFPRLKGMSIRQALRFSLSLVHVSDGPDRSQPLAETYGSRATGARADLPLDPLPLFLAALPQSLARLRHPERLKKHLFPPCLRVASVAAYEDAAYRQRLAVWRAHGNRLMYVQHGGNYGQVRVTCDTALVEYSQHAFGTWGWSEHAGSRGNFIPLPYPQIARIAGRWHGKNGRHLLFVGTEMPAYGYRLDAHPTPLQMIQYREDKQWFFEALGRSLQSRAFYRPYFDVPGALQDATWLLPRFPRVRLSTGPLTPQMLACRLLVLDHHGTTMLEALAANVPTVMFWTREAWPLTPESEALLDVLARAGIWFGTAEEAAAKVNQVWEDPVSWWRSAAVQAARRTYCALQAMMVKGSENPYWTQTLTKL; this is translated from the coding sequence ATGAGCGCGCTCACGTCTGTGGATACGGCGTCCGGCGCGGTACACGGCGGCGTCAGCCTGGTGCTGGGGGCCATGCCGCGCGGAGCCGAGCCGGAAAGTCACTGGGCCGCCGGGCCTTGGTGCTTTGCCGGTGAGGAGGATTTCTTCCCGGACTGGGAAGACCGTTTCGTCTTCGCGCCGGAACCGTTACGCGACCTCAAGGTGCTGGAGCGCACAGCCAAGGAGGCCCAGGCGCTGTGCGTGGACAGCCTGCCCGCCCTGGCCGCCCGACTCTGCCCGCACAGCGCGGAACTGCCGTCCCCCTACTGGGAAACCCTGCTCACGCCTTGGGCCATCGACGTCGCCAAGCAGATTGTGGAACGCTGGCAGCGGGTCAAAGCCATGACCGAGGCCTGGGGGCATCTGCCCCTGCGCGTGCCCCTGCTGCCGGAAAACTGCACCTTCAGCTTCCACGGCGAGCACGATTTCACCCTGCACGGCGCGCTGGGCCAGACCTTCAACCACTGGCTGCTTTCCCGCCTGCTGGAGGCCCATTGGCCCCGGGCCTGGCAAAAGGAAATGCTGCCCCCGCTCAGCGAGGCTTACGGCGACGAGGCCCCTGCGGATCTGAAAAGCCGTCTGCGGCAGTGGGCCCGGCGCACGCAACTGCGCCTGCTCTTCCCGCGCCTCAAAGGCATGAGCATCCGGCAGGCCCTGCGTTTTTCCCTCTCGCTGGTGCATGTGAGCGACGGTCCGGACCGCTCCCAGCCTTTGGCCGAAACCTACGGCAGCCGGGCCACGGGCGCGCGCGCCGACCTGCCCCTGGACCCCTTGCCCCTCTTTCTGGCCGCCCTGCCGCAATCCCTGGCGCGGCTGCGCCACCCGGAACGGCTCAAGAAGCACCTCTTCCCGCCCTGCCTGCGCGTCGCCAGCGTGGCGGCCTATGAGGACGCGGCCTACCGCCAACGCCTGGCCGTCTGGCGCGCCCACGGCAACCGCCTGATGTACGTGCAGCACGGCGGCAACTACGGACAGGTGCGGGTCACCTGCGATACGGCCCTGGTGGAATACAGCCAACATGCCTTCGGCACCTGGGGCTGGAGCGAGCACGCGGGTAGCCGGGGCAATTTCATCCCCCTGCCCTATCCCCAGATCGCGCGCATCGCCGGACGCTGGCACGGCAAAAACGGCCGCCATCTGCTCTTTGTGGGCACGGAGATGCCCGCCTACGGCTACCGCCTGGACGCCCATCCCACGCCGCTCCAGATGATCCAGTACCGCGAGGACAAGCAGTGGTTCTTCGAGGCCTTGGGCCGCTCGCTGCAATCCCGCGCCTTTTACCGCCCCTATTTCGACGTGCCCGGCGCCCTGCAGGATGCCACATGGCTCTTGCCGCGCTTTCCCCGCGTACGCTTGAGCACCGGCCCGCTCACCCCACAGATGCTGGCCTGCCGCCTGCTGGTCCTGGACCATCACGGCACCACCATGCTGGAAGCCCTGGCCGCCAATGTGCCCACAGTCATGTTCTGGACGCGCGAGGCCTGGCCGCTCACGCCGGAAAGCGAAGCCCTGCTGGACGTGCTGGCGCGGGCCGGAATCTGGTTCGGCACCGCCGAGGAAGCCGCCGCCAAGGTCAACCAGGTCTGGGAAGACCCGGTTTCCTGGTGGCGCAGCGCCGCCGTGCAGGCCGCGCGCCGTACCTATTGCGCCCTTCAGGCCATGATGGTCAAGGGCAGCGAAAATCCCTACTGGACCCAAACCCTGACGAAACTATGA
- a CDS encoding tetratricopeptide repeat protein, with product MKLSSRCFLFFLLAAGLLCSPAAPGLPSLVPAALADEAGDLRNAQAAIEKADYGKAVALLKPLADKGNAEALYVLGRLTLDGKGVKKSEQRAAQLFRQAAEKGDISAQNAWGTAQASGQGVRRNYREAARWFRKAAEQGLAMAQYNLGYLYAYGRGVPKDENAAIDWYSRAANQGLADAQYSLGWTYLNSKGENQSDTKAVHWFEKAAEQDNLKAQNNLAYMYAEGRGYAQDPVKAVQWYNRAAERGYAEAQYNLGFMYEQGRGVPQDYNKAVEWYRKAAEQNEPAAQYSLGLMYDQGTGVPRNLSEATRWYRLAAKNGDPDAKAVLRAQGKPETASRPAAAAKQSRKKPKQQ from the coding sequence ATGAAGCTATCTTCCCGCTGTTTCCTGTTTTTCCTCCTGGCCGCCGGGCTGCTCTGCTCCCCGGCCGCGCCGGGACTGCCCTCCCTGGTACCCGCGGCTCTGGCCGACGAGGCGGGCGACCTGCGCAATGCCCAGGCCGCCATTGAAAAGGCGGATTACGGCAAGGCCGTGGCTCTGCTCAAACCCTTGGCCGACAAGGGCAATGCCGAAGCGCTCTATGTGCTGGGCCGCCTGACCCTGGACGGCAAAGGCGTCAAAAAAAGCGAGCAGCGCGCGGCCCAGCTTTTCCGCCAGGCGGCGGAAAAGGGCGACATCAGCGCCCAGAACGCCTGGGGAACGGCTCAAGCCTCGGGCCAGGGCGTACGCCGCAATTACCGCGAAGCGGCGCGCTGGTTTCGCAAGGCCGCCGAGCAAGGCCTGGCCATGGCCCAGTACAATCTGGGTTATCTTTACGCCTACGGCCGGGGCGTGCCCAAGGATGAAAACGCGGCCATCGACTGGTACAGCCGCGCCGCCAACCAGGGTTTGGCCGACGCCCAGTATTCCCTGGGCTGGACCTATCTGAACAGCAAGGGCGAAAATCAGAGCGACACCAAGGCCGTGCACTGGTTTGAAAAGGCCGCCGAGCAGGACAACCTCAAGGCCCAGAACAACCTGGCCTATATGTATGCCGAAGGGCGCGGCTACGCCCAGGACCCGGTCAAGGCCGTGCAATGGTACAACCGCGCCGCCGAGCGCGGCTACGCCGAGGCCCAGTACAACCTGGGCTTCATGTACGAACAGGGCCGGGGCGTGCCGCAGGACTACAACAAGGCCGTGGAATGGTACCGCAAGGCCGCCGAGCAAAATGAGCCCGCAGCCCAGTACAGCCTCGGCCTGATGTACGACCAGGGCACCGGCGTGCCCCGCAACTTGAGCGAGGCCACCCGCTGGTACCGTTTGGCCGCCAAGAACGGCGACCCGGACGCCAAGGCCGTTCTCCGCGCGCAGGGCAAGCCCGAAACCGCGTCCAGACCCGCGGCGGCCGCCAAACAGAGCCGCAAGAAGCCCAAGCAGCAGTAA
- a CDS encoding DUF302 domain-containing protein → MNSSEFKSGGIAPCLALCCLLALLYTGIASETQAKDIPMNDMQNGLMRKKAHGDLDTVWKRLLDTLTAAKAPVFATVDHKANAQGAGLDMTGARVVIFGNPAVGTALMQAAPEAALDLPLKILVWESPDGVMLSWSDPAWIAARYGADPDLEVVKKMRGLLEKLTNAAAGM, encoded by the coding sequence CTCTGAATTCAAATCCGGCGGCATCGCGCCTTGCCTGGCCCTGTGTTGTCTGCTAGCCCTGTTGTACACAGGCATTGCCTCTGAAACTCAAGCCAAGGACATCCCCATGAATGATATGCAGAATGGTCTGATGCGGAAAAAGGCCCACGGCGATCTGGACACGGTCTGGAAGCGCCTGCTCGACACGCTCACGGCGGCCAAAGCCCCGGTGTTCGCCACTGTGGACCATAAGGCCAACGCCCAGGGCGCGGGCCTGGACATGACCGGCGCGCGGGTGGTCATTTTCGGCAATCCCGCCGTGGGCACGGCCCTGATGCAGGCCGCCCCGGAAGCGGCCCTGGACCTGCCGTTGAAGATTCTGGTCTGGGAAAGCCCGGACGGCGTCATGCTGAGCTGGAGCGACCCGGCCTGGATCGCGGCCCGCTATGGTGCCGATCCTGATCTGGAAGTGGTGAAGAAGATGCGCGGCCTGCTGGAGAAGCTGACCAATGCCGCCGCAGGCATGTAG